TTGGCGCGACACGGACCTGGACAGGAGCGACAGCCCCAGCTTTTTGAACCTGGTGTGGCGGATTTGACGATCCAATCAGGATCGCAGCGAGTCATTCGCAGGCGGGACACTCGTGCCACAAATGCGGCAAACAGATCAGGACACATACGCCTACGAGCCCATGATGTCAGAGTCCCCAGAGCCCACGACGCTCCGATTCTCGACCGCCGACTGGCCGGCGCAGCACCGGCTGGCGATATGGCGAGAAGCGATCGGACGCCGCGTCTTTCAATTCGACACGATGCCGTTGCATGACGGGCCGTTCCACGCCGAGGCGACGGCGCAGGCCCTGCCCGAGCTGTGCTTTGGATCCTGGACCCTCGGCAATCTGCGCACTGCCGTGACGCACGAACTGCTCGACGGCACCGACCACCTCATGCTCCGCATCTCGCTGGGCGGCGCGCCCGTCATATCGCACCGGGGCCGCGAGGTCACCGGCGCTGCCGGCGATGCCATCTTGATATCGACCGCGGAGCCGTGGGTGAGCATCTCTCCGTCGCTGACGCGCTTCCTCAGCCTGCGGCTGCGGCGCGACGCGCTGACCCCGCTCGTGTCGTATCCCGAAGATGCGCTCATGCGCCCGGTGCCGCGCGATACCGAAGCCGTAAAACTGCTTACCTTCTATCTCCAAAAGCTGATCCGCATGGATCCGATGTCGACGCCCGAACTACGGCAAGCCGTCGTCACCCATATCTACGACCTCGCGGCGTTGGTGATCGGCGCCACCCGCGACGGGGCAGCTATCGCGAAGGACCGGGGCTTGCGCGCCGCGCGGCTTGCCGCCGCCAAGGCCGACATCCACGCGCATTTCTCCGATCCCGACCTCACGCTGATCACCGTCGCGGCGCGTCGGAAACTCTCGCCGCGCAGCCTTCAGCGCCTGTTCGCCGACGAGGGAACGAGCTTCACCGAATTCGTCCTCAACGCCCGCCTGACACAGAGCCATCGGCTGCTGACCGATCCGCGCTGGGGCAATCGCAGCATCAGCAGCATCGCGTTCGAAGCCGGCTTCGGCGACCTGTCCTATTTCAACCGCACGTTCCGCCGCCGCTACGGCGCGTCACCCTCCGACATCCGCGCCACGATGCGGCGTCGAACGCATTAGGCACATGCGTGCACGCTCTTAAACGAACTTCGGAATCAAGCAGCACGAACTAGCCAGCGAGCGCCTTCAACACCGCGGCTGAATCGGCGACCCAGCCAAAGATGCCGCCCTGGGCCTTGATCATCTTGAGGCCCATCTCGTGGAATTCCGGGAAGTAGGACGCGCAGCCGTCGGAGATCACGACACATCGGTAGCCGCGGTCGTTGGCCTCGCGCACCGTGGTGTTGACGCAGACCTCGGTGGTGACGCCGCAGACCAAAAGATTCTCGATACCGTATTTCTGCAGGATGTCGCCGAATTCGGTGGCGTAGAACGCGCCCTTGCCCGGCTTGTCGATCACGACCTCGCTGCCGAGCGGATAGAGCTCGGGGATGATGTCGTGGCCGGCCTCGCCGCGGATCAGGATCCGTCCCATCGGCCCGGGATCGCCGATCCGGAGCGACGGCGCGCCGCGCTCGAGCTTGGCCGGCGGCGCGTCGGAGAGATCGGGCAGATGGCCCTCGCGGGTATGGACCACGAGCAGCCCGGCGTCGCGCACAGCCTCAAGCACTGCGGCGATCGGCTGCACCGCGCGGGCAAGCCGGCTGACGTCATTGCCGAGCGTCTCGCCGAAGCCGCCCGGCTCCATGAAATCGCGCTGCATGTCGATGATGACGAGCGCGGTCTTGCTCCAGTCGAGCGTGATCGGCTCCGGCTCCGCCGCGATTGTCCCGCTTGAATTCGCCATGACGCACGCCCCCAATGCGAGAAGACCCGCCATGATTAAGCAAACCGCGTGCCATTGCGCAATGATGCGGCTCGCACCCTCAAACGCCCGAAACGTCCGGCATCTCAATCTGTTGAGACACGCTCGGCCGTTCTCCCCGTCGTCTTCCAGGTTCTCACCGGCACCCGATTTGCCGGCCGTTCGATCTTGCTGGCATGATCGTTGCTAGCTGGGAGCCCGACCGAACGGCGATCGTTCGCGAAATTCGAAGAAGCGGGAGGACAGGCATGAATGGACTTGGCGGTCTCAACAAGTCACCCAATGGCGTCGTGATCGGACTGGTGCAGCTGCAGCTGCCCGTGGTCGCGACCAAGGCCGATCTGGCGCGACAGACCGAGCGGATCGTCTGGATGGTCGGCAAGGCGCGGCGCAATCTCGCCACCATGGACCTTGTCGTCTTCCCGGAATATTCGCTGCACGGTCTGTCGATGGACACCAATCCGGAGATCATGTGCCGGCTCGACGGCCCCGAAGTCGCGGCCTTCAAGAAGGCCTGCATCGACAACAAGATCTGGGGCTGCTTCTCCATCATGGAGTTCAACCCGCACGGCAATCCCTACAATTCCGGGCTGATCATCAACGATCACGGCGAGATCAAGCTCTATTACCGCAAATTCCATCCCTGGATTCCGGTCGAGCCGTGGGAGCCGGGCGACGTCGGCATTCCCGTGATCGAGGGACCGAAAGGCGCGAAGATCGCGCTGATCATCTGCCATGACGGCATGTTCCCGGAAATGGCGCGCGAATGTGCCTACAAGGGCGCGGAGATCATGATCCGCACCGCAGGCTACACCGCGCCGATCCGCGACAGCTGGCGCTTCACCAACCAGGCCAACGCGTTCCAGAACCTGATGGTGACGGCCAATGTCTGCATGTGCGGCTCGGACGGCTCGTTCGACTCGATGGGCGAAGGCATGATCGTCAATTTCGACGGCAGCATCATCGCGCACGGGACCACGGGACGGGCGGACGAGATCATCACCGCCGAGGTGCGGCCCGACCTCGTACGCGAGGCGCGGATCAACTGGGGCGTCGAGAACAACATCTACCAGCTCTGGCATCGCGGCTATGTCGCGGTGAAGGGCGGCGCGATGGATTGCCCCTACACCTTCATGCAGGACATGGTGTCCGGCCGCTTCCGCCTGCCCTGGGAAGACCAGGTCAAGGTCACCGACGGCACGTCCTGCGGCTTCCCGGCGCCGACCCGGATGTTCGGCAAGACCGCGAAGGCCGCCGAGTAGCTGCCAGGACGGTATGAGATCTGGTTGAGTTGGAGCCCGCCTGGGATCACCTCTCCCTTGGGAGAGGTCGGCGCGCAGCGCCGGGTGAGGGGTTACGGTCCCTCGTTGGCGGTGCGGCCCCTCACCCGATTTGCTGCGCAAATCGACCTCTCCCCACTGGGGAGAGGTGAACGTCCGACGCCGTTCCAGCTCATCTCATCACGCTCTACTTGAAGAAATGCACGAGGCCGATGCTGAGGCCCAGCAGAAGCATCAGCGACAGCGTGACCGCTGCCGTCACGCGGCCGCCGACGGTCGAGAGCACGCGGACATCGACGCCGAGCCCAAGTGCCGCCATCGAGACGACGGTGAGGATCGCCGCCGTCTTGGTCACCGGCGCGATCGCGATGTCGGGCACGAGCTGGAACGAGCGCAGCGCGGCCAGCACCAGGAAGCCGATGATAAACCAGGGCACCAGCTTGAACGGGCTGATCGAGGCGGCCTTTGCGGGCCCCTCCCCGGCCGTGCCGGCCTCGGTGCTTGCCTTGCGCCGCCGCGCCACCAACAGCGAGAGTCCGACCACGATCGGGCCCAGCATCAGGACGCGCACCAGCTTGACCAGCGTGCCGATCTGGGTCGACACGATGCCGGCGGGCACGGTCGCCGCCAGCACCTGCGGCACGGCATAGACCGTGAGGCCGGCGAGGATGCCGTATTGCGTCGCGGTCAGCTTCAGTAGCGGGATCAGCAGCGGCAGGCCGAGCACCATCAGCACGCCGAGAATGGCGGTGAACGAGATCGACGAGGCGATGTCGTCGCCGTCGGCCTCGATGACAGGCGCCACCGCCGCAATCGCGGAATTGCCGCAGATCGAATTGCCGCAAGCGATCAGGATCGCGAGCTTGGCCTTGAGTCCGAGCAGGCGGGCGAGGCCATAGCTCACCGCCAGCATGATCACGACGGTCAGCGCGATGGCGCCGATCAGGAGCCAGCCCGACGCCAGGATCGCGGCGAAGCTGATGGACGCGCCGAGCAGCATCACCGCGACCTCGAGCAGTTGCTTGGCGCTGAAGGCAATGCCCGAGCGCCAGCGCTCCGGCGGCTCCCAGGCGGTCCGCACCGCCATGCCGAGCAGGATCGCGACCACCAGAGCCTCGATATAGGGATGATCGAAAGCCCGCTCTTCGGCGGCCTGGATGCCGAGCGAGATGATCGTGACCACCCCACAGAGCAGAATGCCCGGAATGAGCAGGAATGTGCGCTTCAGCGCCCCCTGCGTCTGCCCCTGGTCTTGTTCTTGTTGCGGCACGAAAACCTCTCTTCGGAGAAGATTTTATGCGCCAGGGCGCGCTAATTGGCTAATATCTTTTCGGACTGCCCCGATAGAGAGAAGTTATGTCCCTCAACCTGCATCTGCTCCGCCTGTTCGCGGCGGTGGCGAGAACCGGAAGCTTCTCCCGCGCCGCCGACCTCCTGCACATCAGCCAGCCGGCGATCTCCAAGGGCGTGCGGGATTTCGAGCTACAGGTCGGCTGCCGGCTGCTCGACCGGACGCCGAAAGGGGTGCGGCCGACCCGGGAGGGCGCCGCGCTGGCCCGCCATGCCGAGACGCTGTTCGCGGCCGAGCGAGCCGCCGAGGACGAGTTGCAGGCGCTGCGCAACCTCGACAGCGGCTCGCTCCGGATCGGCGCCAGCACCACGATCGCGACCTACATGATCCCGGAATATCTCGGCGTGTTCCACCGCGCCTTTCCCGGCATCGACCTGCATGTCGTGAGCGCCAACACCAGCGATATCGCCGCGCTGATGCTGGGCCATGAGGTCGAAATCGCCCTGGTCGAGGGGCCAGTCGAGGACGAGAACCTGACCAGCGAAGCCTGGCGCACCGACGTGATGGTGCTGATCGCAGGCCCCGATCACCGCTTCGCGGCCGCCGCAGGCCCGATCGACGTCCGCCTGCTCAACGACGAGATCCTGATCGTGCGCGAACCCGGCTCAGGCACCCGCGAGGTGGTCGCGCAGGCGCTGGCCGCCCACCGCGTCGAGCCGCAGCGGACGCTCGAAATCGGCAGCACCGAGGCGATCAAGCAGGCGGTGGCGGCTGGCGTCGGCGTCGCCATCGTGTCGGTGGCAACGATCGACGATCAGGTGAAGCTCGGAAAGCTCAAGGTGATCCCGATCAAGGGCGTCCGTATCGAGCGCACGCTGTGGCAACTGAAATCGCCCGGCCGGCTGGACGTGCCGGCGGCGGTCGCGTTCGAGGGGATCATTCGGGAGACAAAGGGCGCGAAGGCGGCGCCGCGGATGCCGGCGGCTAAAGCGCGGCGAACAGACCCTGCGCCCACGCAACGGCATGCTCGAAGCTGAACACGCCGGGCTCGAAATACACCGCGCGCGCCAGCACGATGCCGACCACCAGCACCCAGAACACGCCGGTGCCCGCGGTCTTCAGCCATTTCGACACGCCCTCGCTCGGGGCCGAAGAATCGACTGCGGGGACCGGCTCACCGAAGGGATCGAATGCGGATTGGCTCATCGTCGTAACCATCAGGGAATACCGTGACAATGTCGCGACGACGGGGGCAGAAGCAAGGGTCGCGGTATGCCTTTTGCGCCGGTACCTTGGAAGGACGTTTCCCGGCCCCATGGCCGGGGAGTATTTCCTTCTCGGCACCCCAATCCGGCATCAACCATCGGTTCCGCGCTGCGGCGCCAGGCGCGGCAGTGTGATCCGCACGCCGGTCCCGATGCCCGGGGCGCTGTCGAGATGGAGCTCGCCGCCCAGCCGGTTCGTGACGATGTTGTGCACGATGTGGAGGCCGAGCCCGATGCGGCCGACGTCGCGGCGCGTGGTGAAGAACGGATCGAAGGCCTGCCGCAGCACATCGCGGCTCATTCCGCAGCCATCGTCGGCGAACAGGATTTCCACCTGGTCCGCGCCCAACGCGCGCAGCCGGATCGTGATGGTGCCGCCCTTGCCGTCCGGAAAGGCGTGCACGACCGAATTGACGAACAGGTTTGTCAGCGCCTGGCCGTAGGGGCCGGGATAGCTGTTCATCGCAAGACCCGACGGGCAATCGACCTCAAGCGCCAGGTTGTTCTTCGGCAGCGCCGGGCGCAGGTTCGAGAGCACCTGCTCGGTCACCTCGCCGAGATCGAACTGGCTGCGATCGAAATAGCTGCGATCGACCGCCACCTGCTTGAAGGATTGCACCAGATCCGCCGCGCGCTTGAGGTTGCCGACCAATAGCGAGGAGGCGCTTTCGACGACCTCGATGAAATCGCTGAGGCTCGAGCGCTTCAGCTTGCCGCGCGCCGCCTCGGCGGCGAAGTCGGCGCATTTCTGCTCCAGCACCGAGGCGACCGTGAGGCTGGTGCCGACCGGGCTGTTGATCTCATGCGCGACGCCGGCCACCAGACGGCCCAGCGCCGCGAGCTTTTCCGCCTCGATCAGCGACGCCTGGGTCTCCTGCAGATGATGCAGGGCCTTCTCGGCCGCATCGCGCGCGGCCCGGATCTCGCGTTCGCTGCGCTTGCGATCGGTGATCTCTTCGGCGGCGACGTTGACGCCGACGATACTGCCGTTCGGCTCGCGCTGCGGATGCCAATGTGTGATCCAGCATCGCTCGTCATTGTGGCCCGGGCGCTGGCCGTACACCTCCACGTCGGTGACGGGTTCGCCGGTCTCCATGATCGAACGAACGATGCCTTCGACGGCGGTCGCCAGCGCGGGCACGCAATCGTGCACGGTGCGTCCGAGATGACCTTCGACCGAGATGCCGCAGATCTCGGTGAGCCGCTGGTTGATCTGGAGATACCGACAATCGGGAGAGAGGTAGGCAAGACCGATCGGTGCAGTGTCATAGATCAGCTGCAGCGCCGGTTGTTTTGGGAACTGAACGTCCTGGACGACGGACGACCTCATGCCCTTCCCCCCGTTGCGCCAAGTCTAGCGCTTCGGGGCCGCGCCGCAAATAGGCTCGGCCGAGCCGGAAACGACGGCCGGATCTGTCCGGATTCGGCACGGGTTAGCAGCCGGAGGTCTGCGATATTGCGGCCCATCTCCGCCAACAGACTGTAGTCCGCCCGCATTGGGATGCGCAGCAACTCCAACACCGTCACCCTGAGGAGCCGCGAAGCGGCGTCTCGAAGGGCGACGGCCCAACTGTGGCCGTGCATCCTTCGAGGCTCGCTCCGCTCGCACCTCAGGATGACGGTCCAGATGGCGTTCGTGGGCGCGCAGCCTCAGCTATTCACTGTACCGTGCGCACGGAAATTCTCGATGAAGCGCAGCAGCACCCGCCCGCCGGTGTCGGCATCGGCGAGCTCGACATGTTCGGCCGGATTGTGGCTGATGCCGCCGCGGCAGCGCACGAAGATCATGCCGATATCGGCGACGTCGACCATCGCCATGCCGTCATGCCCGGCGCCGCTCGGCAGCTCGAACACGGCATGGCCCTCCGCCGCGACCGCTTCGGCGATCTGCGTCTTCAGCCACGGCGCGCAGGGCACGCTGCGGTTCTCGTGGGTGACGTCGATCTGCAAGGCGAGGTCGCGGCGTTTCGCGATCGCCTCGATCTGCCGCACGATGTCGGCGACGGCACGCTTGCGATGCATGTCGCTCTGCGAGCGGATGTCCATCGTGAACGACACCTTGCCCGGGATCACGTTGGTGGCGCCGGGCATGGCATTGATATAGCCGACGGTGCCGACCAGGCCTGCTTCATCGCTCCTGCAGAATTGCTCGATTGCGACGATGCACTCGGCGGCGCCCGTCAGCGCATCGCGCCGCAGCTTCATCGGCACGGTGCCGGCATGGCCGGCGACGCCGGTGAGATTGGCGGCAAGCCGAGTCGCCCCCGATATCGCGGTGACGACGCCGACCGGCAGCGCCTTCTCTTCCAGCACCGGGCCCTGCTCGATGTGCAGCTCGACATAGCCGAGCAGTTCGCGGCGGGCGCGCGCCGCCTTGCCGATATGATCGGGATCAAGCCCGAATTGAACCAGCGCATCACGCATCGACGTGCCGGCGCGATCGCGGGTGTTGAGCACGCTCTCGTCGAACGTACCGGCCACCGCGCGGCTGCCGAGCAGGGTCGAGGCAAAGCGCACACCCTCCTCGTCCGCGAAGCCCACGATCTCGATCGCGAACGGCAGCCGCCTGCCGCGCCGGTGCAGATCGGCGACGCAGGCGATCGCGGTGATGACGCCGAGCGGGCCGTCCCATCTGCCGGCGTCGCGCACGGTGTCGTAATGCGAGCCGAGCATCAGCGCCGGCAGGCCCGGCCGCGCGCCCTCGTAGCGGCCGCAGACATTGCCGATGGCGTCGAGGTGCGCGCTCATGCCGGCCTCGCGCATCCAGGCCAGGATGAGATCGGCCGCCTTGCGATGCTCATCGGTGAGGAAGACGCGCGCGAGATGCTCCGGCGTCTCCGAGATCGCCGCGAGCTGGTTGATCCGCGCCACGATCTCCTCGCCAAGCGACGACGGATTCGAGGACGGTGTCTTCTCGCTCATGCTGTTTCCCATCAGTCCAACCCGGCACCGGAGCCGGCTCCACTGGTAGCAGGCCCACCCCGATTCACCAGCCAGCAAATCGCGACTGGTCCGCCGTCACCAACCGAGTCCGCACCGGCCGTCCGGCGGTTAGCGACTGCTTAACGGCATTGCATACAACAACAATCGATCGCTTATAAAATAGGCAACCGAATCTCGCCCAGCTTCCGATGCCAGCCATTTCGGCATTCGTTCCCTTTCATATTCATACACTTAGGGAATAGCGACCGCGAAACGTGCTCTGGCACGAAGCTTGCGACACTCCGTCAAGCGCCGCCGTTACGGCGGCTGCGGCAAGGACAGGCGGGCCGGCCCGCCGGAGGGAGCAGGCGATGGATTTTGGCAGGATTTCAAGAAGGCATTTATTGCAGGGAAGCGCGGCATTGGCGCTCGGCAGCACGCTCGGCATTCGCGGCGCGGCGGCAGCCGAAACCACGGTCGGCTTCATCTATGTCGGGTCGCGCGACGACTACGGTTACAACCAGGCCCACGCCCAGGGCGCCGCGGCGCTGAAGAAGCTGCCCGGCATCAAGGTGGTCGAGGAAGAGAAGGTGCCGGAGACCGATGCGGTCGAGAAGACCATCGAGTCCATGATCAACCTCGACGCCGCCACGCTCTTGTTCCCAACCTCGTTCGGCTACTACAACCCGCACGTCGTCAAGATGGCGGGCAAGTTTCCGAAGATGCATTTCGAGCATTGCGGCGGCCTGTGGTCGGACAAGGACCCGAAGAACGCCGGCAGCTATTTCGGCTACATCGACGAGGCGCAATACATCTCCGGCATCGTCGCCGGCTACTCGACCAAGAGCGGCAAGCTCGGCTTCGTCGCGGCCAAGCCGATCCCGCAGGTGCTGCGGAACATCAACGCGTTCACGCTCGGCGCCCGGCTCGCCAATCCGAAGGCGACGACGCAGGTGATCTTCACCGGCGACTGGTCGATGCCGGTCAAAGAGGCCGAGGCGACCAACAGCCTGATCGACCAGGGCGTCGACGTGCTGACCTGCCATGTCGACGGACCGAAGACGATGGTCGAGAACGCCGCGCGCCGCGGCGCGATGGTGTGCGGCTATCACGTCAACCAGTCGCCGCTGGCGCCGAAGGCCTATCTCACCGGCGCCGAATGGAACTGGGAAGCGCTGTATCCGAAATTCGTCAAGATGATCACCGCGGGTGAAGCGATCCCGAACTTCTATCGCGGCGGCCTCAAGGAAGAGATCGTCAAGGTCTCGCCCTATGGCGAGATGGTGTCGGCCGAAGCGCGTAAAGCTGCCGACGACGTCAAGGCCAAGTTCATGTCCGGCGAGTACGCGATCTTCAAGGGCCCGCTGGTCGACAACAAGGGCAAGACGGTGATCGCTTCCGGCACCGACCGCGGCCAGCAGGATCCCGAGCTCGAGAAGATGGATTATCTGGTCGAAGGCGTGATCGGAGCCACCGCGTGACGACCGAGGCGGCGGAATCGGTGGAGGCGGCCGGCGGCGTTGCTCCGGCCGCCGATCCCGGCTTCCTCCAGCGCTACGGCGCGAGCATCGAATACATCCTGATCCCGGGCGCGGCGCTGGTCGGCGCGCTCGCAGTGTTCGGCGGCTTCATCGCGCTTTACGGCAAGAACCCGCTCGACCTTTATTTCTACATGTATTACGGCGCGTTCGGCACCGCCTTCTCGTGGCAGAACACGCTGACCCGCGCCGCGCCCTTGATCCTGACCGCGCTGTGCACGGCGCTGCCGGCGCAGCTCGGCATGGTGATCATCGGCGGCGAAGGCGCGCTTCTGATCGGCGCGCTGGCGGCGACATCGGCGGCGCTGGCGCTGCAGGGCGCGGCACCGATCGTGGTGCAGATCGCGATGGTGATCGCGGGCATGATCGGCGGCGGCCTCTGGATCACGCTGTCCGGCGGCTTGCGGCAATATCGCGGGGTCAACGAGACGATCTCGAGCCTGCTGCTGGTCTATATCGCGCTTGCGATCCTCAACCATCTGGTCGAGGGGCCGATGCGCGATCCGGCGAGCCTCAACAAGCCGTCGACGCGCGAGATCGGCGCCGCCAACATGATCGGCACCATTCCCGGCACCGACGTGCATTGGGGCCTGGTGTTCGGCCTCGTCGCGGCGGTTGCCGCCTACATCCTGATCTATCACACGACCTTCGGCTTTGCCGCGCGCGTTGCCGGCGGCAACATCCGCGCCGCCAAGATCGTGGGGCTTTCCGTCGGCAAGCTGATCCTGACCGTGTGCTTCCTCGCCGGCAGCAGCGCCGGGCTTGCCGGCATGATCGAGGTCGCAGCGGTGCAGGGCCGCACCAACGCCAACCTCGCCGCGGGCTACGGCTTCACCGGCATCCTCGTCGCGTTTCTGGCGCGGCAGAATCCGCTTGCGATCATTCCGGTCGCGATCCTGCTCGGCGGCATCTCGGCCTCCGGCGGCCTGTTGCAGCGGCGGCTCGGCCTGCCCGATGCGTCGGTGCTGGTGCTGCAAGGCATCATCTTCGTGTTCGTGCTGGCGAGCGACGCGCTGTACGGACGGATCGGCTTCCTGAAGGGAAAGGCCTGACATGGCGGATGCATCGCTCGGGCTCTGGACCGTCCCGCTCGCCGTGTTCGGCGGCGCCATCCGCGTCTCGACGCCGTTTTTGTTCGTCAGCCTCGGCGAATGCATCACCGAACGAAGTGGCCGCATCAATCTCGGCCTCGAGGGCACACTGGTGATGGGCGCGATGAGCGCCTACGGCATCTCATATCTCTCCGGCTCGCCATGGCTCGGGGTGCTCGCGGCCGGTATCACCGGCGCCCTGTTCGGCGCGCTGCATGCCGGGATCTGCTCGCTGCCGCGGGTCAACGACATCGCGGTCGGCATCGCGCTGATGCTGCTCGGAACCGGTTTGGCCTTCTTCCTCGGCAAGCCGCTGATCGAGCCGACGGCGGCAAGGCTGCCGGCGATCGATTTCGGCTGGTGGAGCGACATCCCGCAGGTGCGTGCGGCGCTGCGCATCAACGTGCTGTTCCTGATCGGTGTCGCCATCGCGCCGCTGCTCTATTGGGCGTTCAGGACCACGCGCTGGGGCCTGTTGATCCGCACCGCTGGCGAGAGCGCGGACGCCGCGCGGGCGATGGGCCATTCGGTGCTGTTGATCCGGCTGCGCGCCACCATGG
This Bradyrhizobium sp. CCBAU 53421 DNA region includes the following protein-coding sequences:
- a CDS encoding helix-turn-helix domain-containing protein, whose amino-acid sequence is MSESPEPTTLRFSTADWPAQHRLAIWREAIGRRVFQFDTMPLHDGPFHAEATAQALPELCFGSWTLGNLRTAVTHELLDGTDHLMLRISLGGAPVISHRGREVTGAAGDAILISTAEPWVSISPSLTRFLSLRLRRDALTPLVSYPEDALMRPVPRDTEAVKLLTFYLQKLIRMDPMSTPELRQAVVTHIYDLAALVIGATRDGAAIAKDRGLRAARLAAAKADIHAHFSDPDLTLITVAARRKLSPRSLQRLFADEGTSFTEFVLNARLTQSHRLLTDPRWGNRSISSIAFEAGFGDLSYFNRTFRRRYGASPSDIRATMRRRTH
- a CDS encoding cysteine hydrolase family protein, which codes for MANSSGTIAAEPEPITLDWSKTALVIIDMQRDFMEPGGFGETLGNDVSRLARAVQPIAAVLEAVRDAGLLVVHTREGHLPDLSDAPPAKLERGAPSLRIGDPGPMGRILIRGEAGHDIIPELYPLGSEVVIDKPGKGAFYATEFGDILQKYGIENLLVCGVTTEVCVNTTVREANDRGYRCVVISDGCASYFPEFHEMGLKMIKAQGGIFGWVADSAAVLKALAG
- a CDS encoding formamidase — its product is MNGLGGLNKSPNGVVIGLVQLQLPVVATKADLARQTERIVWMVGKARRNLATMDLVVFPEYSLHGLSMDTNPEIMCRLDGPEVAAFKKACIDNKIWGCFSIMEFNPHGNPYNSGLIINDHGEIKLYYRKFHPWIPVEPWEPGDVGIPVIEGPKGAKIALIICHDGMFPEMARECAYKGAEIMIRTAGYTAPIRDSWRFTNQANAFQNLMVTANVCMCGSDGSFDSMGEGMIVNFDGSIIAHGTTGRADEIITAEVRPDLVREARINWGVENNIYQLWHRGYVAVKGGAMDCPYTFMQDMVSGRFRLPWEDQVKVTDGTSCGFPAPTRMFGKTAKAAE
- a CDS encoding YeiH family protein, which encodes MPQQEQDQGQTQGALKRTFLLIPGILLCGVVTIISLGIQAAEERAFDHPYIEALVVAILLGMAVRTAWEPPERWRSGIAFSAKQLLEVAVMLLGASISFAAILASGWLLIGAIALTVVIMLAVSYGLARLLGLKAKLAILIACGNSICGNSAIAAVAPVIEADGDDIASSISFTAILGVLMVLGLPLLIPLLKLTATQYGILAGLTVYAVPQVLAATVPAGIVSTQIGTLVKLVRVLMLGPIVVGLSLLVARRRKASTEAGTAGEGPAKAASISPFKLVPWFIIGFLVLAALRSFQLVPDIAIAPVTKTAAILTVVSMAALGLGVDVRVLSTVGGRVTAAVTLSLMLLLGLSIGLVHFFK
- a CDS encoding LysR family transcriptional regulator, with the protein product MSLNLHLLRLFAAVARTGSFSRAADLLHISQPAISKGVRDFELQVGCRLLDRTPKGVRPTREGAALARHAETLFAAERAAEDELQALRNLDSGSLRIGASTTIATYMIPEYLGVFHRAFPGIDLHVVSANTSDIAALMLGHEVEIALVEGPVEDENLTSEAWRTDVMVLIAGPDHRFAAAAGPIDVRLLNDEILIVREPGSGTREVVAQALAAHRVEPQRTLEIGSTEAIKQAVAAGVGVAIVSVATIDDQVKLGKLKVIPIKGVRIERTLWQLKSPGRLDVPAAVAFEGIIRETKGAKAAPRMPAAKARRTDPAPTQRHARS
- a CDS encoding ATP-binding protein, whose product is MRSSVVQDVQFPKQPALQLIYDTAPIGLAYLSPDCRYLQINQRLTEICGISVEGHLGRTVHDCVPALATAVEGIVRSIMETGEPVTDVEVYGQRPGHNDERCWITHWHPQREPNGSIVGVNVAAEEITDRKRSEREIRAARDAAEKALHHLQETQASLIEAEKLAALGRLVAGVAHEINSPVGTSLTVASVLEQKCADFAAEAARGKLKRSSLSDFIEVVESASSLLVGNLKRAADLVQSFKQVAVDRSYFDRSQFDLGEVTEQVLSNLRPALPKNNLALEVDCPSGLAMNSYPGPYGQALTNLFVNSVVHAFPDGKGGTITIRLRALGADQVEILFADDGCGMSRDVLRQAFDPFFTTRRDVGRIGLGLHIVHNIVTNRLGGELHLDSAPGIGTGVRITLPRLAPQRGTDG
- a CDS encoding allantoate amidohydrolase; the encoded protein is MSEKTPSSNPSSLGEEIVARINQLAAISETPEHLARVFLTDEHRKAADLILAWMREAGMSAHLDAIGNVCGRYEGARPGLPALMLGSHYDTVRDAGRWDGPLGVITAIACVADLHRRGRRLPFAIEIVGFADEEGVRFASTLLGSRAVAGTFDESVLNTRDRAGTSMRDALVQFGLDPDHIGKAARARRELLGYVELHIEQGPVLEEKALPVGVVTAISGATRLAANLTGVAGHAGTVPMKLRRDALTGAAECIVAIEQFCRSDEAGLVGTVGYINAMPGATNVIPGKVSFTMDIRSQSDMHRKRAVADIVRQIEAIAKRRDLALQIDVTHENRSVPCAPWLKTQIAEAVAAEGHAVFELPSGAGHDGMAMVDVADIGMIFVRCRGGISHNPAEHVELADADTGGRVLLRFIENFRAHGTVNS
- a CDS encoding BMP family ABC transporter substrate-binding protein, translating into MDFGRISRRHLLQGSAALALGSTLGIRGAAAAETTVGFIYVGSRDDYGYNQAHAQGAAALKKLPGIKVVEEEKVPETDAVEKTIESMINLDAATLLFPTSFGYYNPHVVKMAGKFPKMHFEHCGGLWSDKDPKNAGSYFGYIDEAQYISGIVAGYSTKSGKLGFVAAKPIPQVLRNINAFTLGARLANPKATTQVIFTGDWSMPVKEAEATNSLIDQGVDVLTCHVDGPKTMVENAARRGAMVCGYHVNQSPLAPKAYLTGAEWNWEALYPKFVKMITAGEAIPNFYRGGLKEEIVKVSPYGEMVSAEARKAADDVKAKFMSGEYAIFKGPLVDNKGKTVIASGTDRGQQDPELEKMDYLVEGVIGATA
- a CDS encoding ABC transporter permease, which encodes MTTEAAESVEAAGGVAPAADPGFLQRYGASIEYILIPGAALVGALAVFGGFIALYGKNPLDLYFYMYYGAFGTAFSWQNTLTRAAPLILTALCTALPAQLGMVIIGGEGALLIGALAATSAALALQGAAPIVVQIAMVIAGMIGGGLWITLSGGLRQYRGVNETISSLLLVYIALAILNHLVEGPMRDPASLNKPSTREIGAANMIGTIPGTDVHWGLVFGLVAAVAAYILIYHTTFGFAARVAGGNIRAAKIVGLSVGKLILTVCFLAGSSAGLAGMIEVAAVQGRTNANLAAGYGFTGILVAFLARQNPLAIIPVAILLGGISASGGLLQRRLGLPDASVLVLQGIIFVFVLASDALYGRIGFLKGKA
- a CDS encoding ABC transporter permease — translated: MADASLGLWTVPLAVFGGAIRVSTPFLFVSLGECITERSGRINLGLEGTLVMGAMSAYGISYLSGSPWLGVLAAGITGALFGALHAGICSLPRVNDIAVGIALMLLGTGLAFFLGKPLIEPTAARLPAIDFGWWSDIPQVRAALRINVLFLIGVAIAPLLYWAFRTTRWGLLIRTAGESADAARAMGHSVLLIRLRATMVGGFLAGIGGSFLSLFYPGSWNEGLSSGQGITAVALVIFARWDPMLCLWASLAFGGAAALGPALQSVGITSGYHLFNAAPYILTLAIMTITCSPKRTLTGAPAELSITR